One window from the genome of Streptococcus parasanguinis encodes:
- a CDS encoding YhcH/YjgK/YiaL family protein, which produces MIFDDLKNITFYKGIHPNLDQAIDFLYEHRKDSFELGRYDIDGDKVFLVVQENTLNKAENDRFEHHKRYADLHLLVEGHEFSSYGSRVTGEALAFDEASDIGFVHCQESYPLHLGYHNFAIFFPGEPHQPNGYAGQEDIVKKYLFKIAID; this is translated from the coding sequence ATGATATTTGATGATTTAAAAAACATCACCTTTTACAAAGGAATCCACCCCAATCTAGATCAGGCCATTGACTTTCTCTATGAGCATCGGAAGGATTCTTTTGAATTGGGGAGATACGATATTGATGGGGATAAGGTCTTTCTCGTCGTTCAAGAAAATACCCTCAACAAAGCAGAAAATGATCGCTTTGAACACCACAAAAGATATGCCGATTTGCATTTATTGGTAGAAGGGCATGAGTTTTCGAGTTATGGATCTCGTGTGACAGGTGAGGCGCTCGCATTTGATGAAGCATCGGACATCGGTTTTGTCCATTGCCAGGAGTCTTATCCGCTTCATCTAGGCTATCATAATTTTGCGATTTTCTTTCCAGGGGAGCCTCACCAGCCCAATGGCTATGCAGGGCAAGAAGATATCGTGAAAAAATATCTATTTAAAATTGCGATCGATTGA
- a CDS encoding carbohydrate ABC transporter permease has product MKPTQKKPITAFTVISTIILLLLTVLFIFPFYWILTGAFKSQPDTIMIPPQWWPKTPTMENFQQLMVQNPALQWLWNSVFISLATMLLVCMTSSLAGYVLAKKRFYGQRILFAIFIAAMALPKQVVLVPLVRIINFMGIHDTLAAVILPLVGWPFGVFLMKQFSENIPTELLESAKIDGCGELRTFWSVAFPIVKPGFAALAIFTFINTWNDYFMQLVMLTSRQNLTISLGVATMQAEMATNYGLIMAGAALAAVPIVTVFLVFQKSFTQGITMGAVKG; this is encoded by the coding sequence ATGAAACCAACACAAAAGAAACCCATCACTGCCTTTACAGTGATTTCAACGATCATTTTGCTCCTTTTGACAGTCTTGTTCATTTTCCCATTTTATTGGATTTTGACAGGGGCCTTTAAGTCTCAACCAGATACCATTATGATCCCACCTCAATGGTGGCCAAAGACACCAACCATGGAAAACTTCCAACAGTTGATGGTACAAAACCCAGCCCTACAATGGTTATGGAATAGTGTCTTCATCTCCCTTGCAACCATGCTTTTGGTGTGTATGACCTCTTCCTTGGCAGGTTATGTCTTGGCTAAGAAACGCTTCTATGGTCAACGAATTCTCTTTGCCATCTTCATTGCAGCTATGGCCCTTCCAAAACAAGTTGTCTTAGTTCCATTGGTACGCATTATCAACTTTATGGGGATCCATGATACCCTTGCAGCGGTTATTCTACCATTGGTCGGATGGCCATTCGGGGTCTTCTTGATGAAGCAATTTAGTGAAAACATCCCAACAGAACTCTTAGAATCTGCTAAGATCGATGGTTGTGGAGAGTTGCGGACTTTCTGGAGCGTTGCCTTCCCAATTGTCAAGCCGGGATTTGCAGCCCTTGCCATCTTTACCTTTATCAACACCTGGAACGACTACTTTATGCAATTGGTAATGCTGACCTCTCGGCAGAACTTAACCATTTCTTTAGGGGTAGCAACCATGCAGGCTGAAATGGCCACCAACTATGGCTTGATCATGGCCGGGGCAGCCCTAGCTGCAGTGCCAATCGTTACGGTCTTCCTCGTGTTCCAAAAATCCTTTACACAAGGGATTACCATGGGAGCGGTCAAAGGATAA